In Paeniglutamicibacter kerguelensis, one genomic interval encodes:
- a CDS encoding NHL domain-containing thioredoxin family protein, translated as MTAPSHTGTESVRTSYKVRASELVGRNWLNTGGKQLSLEDLRGKITILDFWTFCCINCLHVLDELRPLEAKYSDVLVTVGVHSPKFEYEADPVALAAAVERYEIHHPVLDDPELVTWQAYAARAWPTLVVVDPEGYIVAHLSGEGHASGLESLIEELIAEHTEKGTLHRGDGPYVAPPAREGDLRFPGKAVALENGNFLVGDSGHHRIVELGNDLATVVRTFGSGVKGFADGDAETAQFNEPQGLALLPAALAASLGYHVVVADTVNHRLRSINLETGAVGTLAGNGVQRLLDAEQARTAADNVADADAWISDLGNDPLNTSLSSPWDVLWSEKANAVVIAMAGTHQIFSFDPSSLALRVFAGTGLEGLADGKPGESWFAQSSGLAADAQGNIWVADSETSALRRLVLAEDGSVEAVESAIGAGLFDFGFRDGAADQARLQHPLGVAVLPDGSVAIADTYNGAVRRYDPATATVSTLARGLNEPADVQLDDTVDGEPVLLVVETNNHQLVRLPLPAEALVVDEGAAHTHRPKTKVTAGAHELTVRFSAPKGQKLDDRWGDPTQLKISSSPEELLLGGGGTSTGLRRTLELNPEISEGVLHITARAAACDGEPGGEIPDHAACHLYQQDWGIPVILDAEGETELVLDLRGMD; from the coding sequence ATGACAGCGCCCTCACACACCGGAACCGAATCGGTTCGCACCTCCTACAAGGTCCGCGCCTCCGAACTGGTTGGCCGGAACTGGTTGAACACCGGCGGCAAGCAGCTGTCCCTCGAGGACCTGCGCGGCAAAATCACGATCCTTGATTTTTGGACCTTCTGCTGCATCAACTGCCTGCACGTCCTAGACGAGCTGCGCCCGCTTGAGGCGAAGTACTCGGACGTACTGGTCACCGTCGGCGTCCACTCGCCGAAGTTCGAATACGAGGCCGATCCGGTGGCGCTGGCCGCGGCCGTCGAGCGCTACGAAATCCACCACCCGGTGCTCGACGACCCGGAACTTGTCACCTGGCAGGCCTACGCGGCCCGCGCCTGGCCGACCTTGGTGGTTGTCGACCCCGAGGGCTACATCGTGGCCCACCTCTCCGGCGAGGGCCATGCCAGCGGCCTGGAATCGCTGATCGAGGAACTCATTGCCGAGCACACCGAGAAGGGGACCCTGCACCGCGGGGACGGGCCCTACGTGGCGCCGCCGGCACGCGAGGGAGACCTGCGCTTCCCGGGCAAGGCCGTTGCCCTGGAGAACGGAAACTTCCTGGTCGGCGATTCGGGCCACCACCGCATCGTGGAATTGGGCAACGACCTGGCCACCGTGGTGCGCACCTTCGGATCGGGCGTCAAGGGCTTCGCCGACGGCGACGCAGAGACCGCCCAGTTCAACGAACCCCAGGGCCTGGCCCTGCTGCCTGCCGCATTGGCCGCAAGCCTCGGCTACCACGTGGTCGTCGCCGACACCGTCAACCACCGCCTGCGCTCGATCAACCTGGAAACCGGCGCCGTGGGCACGCTGGCCGGCAACGGCGTGCAGCGCCTGCTCGACGCCGAACAGGCACGCACCGCGGCGGACAACGTTGCCGACGCCGACGCCTGGATCAGCGACCTGGGCAACGACCCGCTGAACACCTCGCTGTCCTCGCCCTGGGACGTGCTCTGGAGCGAGAAGGCCAACGCGGTTGTCATCGCCATGGCCGGCACCCACCAGATCTTCTCCTTCGACCCGTCCAGCCTGGCGCTGCGCGTCTTCGCCGGAACCGGGCTCGAGGGCCTGGCCGACGGCAAGCCGGGGGAGAGCTGGTTCGCCCAGTCCTCGGGCCTGGCCGCGGACGCCCAGGGCAACATCTGGGTGGCCGATTCCGAGACCTCCGCGCTGCGCCGCCTGGTGCTGGCCGAGGACGGTTCGGTCGAGGCCGTCGAGTCGGCCATCGGCGCCGGGCTCTTCGACTTCGGTTTCCGTGACGGCGCCGCGGACCAGGCACGCCTCCAGCACCCGCTGGGCGTTGCCGTACTGCCGGACGGCTCGGTCGCCATTGCCGACACCTACAACGGCGCGGTGCGCCGCTACGACCCGGCCACCGCCACGGTTAGCACGCTGGCCCGCGGCCTGAACGAACCCGCCGACGTGCAGCTCGACGACACGGTGGACGGCGAACCGGTGCTGCTGGTCGTCGAGACCAACAACCACCAGCTGGTGCGCCTGCCGCTGCCGGCGGAGGCCTTGGTTGTCGACGAGGGCGCGGCACATACCCACCGCCCCAAAACGAAGGTCACGGCCGGAGCGCACGAATTGACCGTGCGCTTCTCCGCACCGAAGGGACAGAAGCTCGACGACCGCTGGGGCGATCCCACGCAGTTGAAGATTTCCTCGTCCCCGGAGGAGCTGCTGCTTGGCGGCGGCGGAACCTCCACCGGCCTGAGGCGCACCCTGGAACTCAACCCGGAGATCTCCGAGGGAGTGCTGCACATTACCGCCCGTGCAGCGGCCTGCGACGGGGAACCGGGCGGCGAGATCCCGGACCACGCGGCCTGCCACCTGTACCAGCAGGACTGGGGCATCCCGGTGATCCTGGATGCCGAGGGCGAAACCGAGCTGGTTCTCGACCTGCGCGGCATGGACTAA
- a CDS encoding MFS transporter, which produces MSKMFRALKTPNYRLWTSGALVSNIGTWMQRVAQDWLVLTVLTRHDGTAAGITTGLQFLPILFLGAYAGVVADRMSKRKLLLVTQSLMGLFALTLGLLVLTGTAELWHVYLLALGLGVASAFDAPARQAFVSELVPAEDLPNAVALNSASFNLARLAGPGVAGLVIALLGTAPAFLINAASFGAVIFSLTRLRPEQFQPTTRAPREKGQVREGLAYLLTRPDLLLVFALAFVVSTFGLNFQLTNAMMSTDVFGVGPGEFGLLGTIMAVGTLAGALLAARRARPRLRYLLGGAVGFGAAALVASFMPSFFWYAVMMVPIGLASLTFLNSSNTTIQLSVEPAYRGRVIALYMVVVQGGTPIGAPLVGWLGNTFGARWSVGSGAIISLVAALVAVVIVLHQRHRKSRTPAELRRRGYRLVPSMGH; this is translated from the coding sequence ATGAGCAAGATGTTCCGCGCCCTGAAAACCCCCAACTACCGCTTGTGGACCTCCGGGGCCCTGGTGTCCAACATCGGCACCTGGATGCAACGCGTGGCCCAGGACTGGCTGGTCCTCACGGTGCTCACCCGCCACGACGGAACCGCGGCCGGCATCACCACCGGCCTGCAATTCCTCCCCATCCTTTTCCTGGGAGCCTACGCGGGGGTGGTGGCGGACCGGATGAGCAAGCGGAAGCTGCTGCTGGTCACCCAGTCGCTGATGGGCCTCTTCGCGCTCACGCTGGGCCTGCTGGTGCTCACCGGGACCGCCGAGCTGTGGCACGTCTACCTGCTGGCACTGGGCCTGGGCGTGGCCAGCGCCTTCGACGCACCGGCCCGCCAGGCGTTTGTCTCCGAACTTGTCCCCGCCGAGGACCTGCCCAACGCCGTGGCCTTGAACAGCGCCTCCTTCAACCTGGCACGCCTGGCCGGACCCGGCGTTGCGGGCCTGGTCATTGCCTTGCTCGGAACGGCTCCGGCCTTCCTGATCAACGCCGCAAGCTTCGGCGCAGTGATCTTCTCCCTGACCCGGCTGCGTCCCGAGCAGTTCCAGCCCACAACCCGGGCGCCGCGCGAAAAGGGGCAGGTCCGCGAGGGCCTTGCCTACCTGCTCACGCGCCCGGACTTGCTGCTGGTCTTCGCGCTGGCCTTCGTGGTCTCCACCTTCGGGCTGAACTTCCAGCTGACCAACGCCATGATGTCCACCGACGTCTTTGGCGTGGGCCCCGGGGAATTCGGCCTGCTGGGCACCATCATGGCCGTGGGAACCTTGGCCGGCGCACTGCTGGCCGCCCGCAGGGCCAGGCCGCGGCTGCGCTACCTGCTGGGCGGCGCCGTGGGATTCGGGGCCGCGGCACTGGTCGCCAGCTTCATGCCGAGCTTCTTCTGGTACGCCGTGATGATGGTGCCTATCGGGCTGGCATCGCTGACGTTCCTGAATAGCTCCAACACGACCATCCAGCTTTCGGTGGAACCCGCCTACCGCGGGCGCGTGATTGCGCTGTACATGGTGGTGGTGCAGGGCGGAACCCCGATCGGCGCACCGCTGGTGGGGTGGCTGGGCAACACCTTCGGCGCCCGCTGGTCGGTGGGAAGCGGGGCGATCATTTCGCTGGTCGCCGCGCTGGTCGCCGTGGTGATCGTGTTGCACCAGCGGCACCGCAAGTCGAGGACGCCGGCGGAACTGCGGCGCCGGGGGTACCGGCTGGTTCCCTCCATGGGCCACTAG
- a CDS encoding cytochrome c oxidase assembly protein codes for MNKSQITELRDEAKTSGGSVGRLWPVLTLPAVLLGLLALVAASIFAGTSAASQLGDPGAFVRWALPIAKALHHTAMSITIAALVFAAAILPRSTKPKRPSPGNHDTDGGKAHPAFVRAMNLAAASGMVWTLAAAAVLVLSFWDLVGKPMSLDPTYTTAMLDFVLEISVGRAWAWMIVIAAITSSLAFGVRSPAWVGAAAAFSLTGVLPMSLIGHAAGGNDHWGAVNAIGLHLVGVALWFGGIAVLAALAPLLQGKAPGRHGGTTPILAGTVLHRFSALATISIFLVAGSGVVSAMIRITSWEQLNSPYGWLVIAKAVATIGLGALGLAHRRYVIPRLEAGRFGALNAAWRVVGIEALIMAVVMSLGTVLGSTAPPTPDTPPEVPTPARLLSGYELPPELTSESWLTVWRLDWLWVAIIILLAALYVIATVKVRRRGDKWPILRLAVWMVGLAALFYITSGAPAVYGMVLFSMHMVDHMALTMVAPLFLVMGAPVTLALKALASRTDGTRGPREWILVLVHSKYSAVITHPIFAAANFAGSIIIFYNTDIFGFALRQHVGHELMNVHFLLTGYLFALSMIGTDPVPKRAPYPMRLVILLATMSFHAFYGVSLMGSTSLIQADWFGNLGRPWGAPAMEDQRLGAAAMWGIGEVPTLLLALGVMVAWSRDDARESKRSDRQADRDNDAELQAYNQMFAQLKQHDQEIERRGR; via the coding sequence GTGAACAAGTCACAGATCACCGAACTCCGGGATGAAGCAAAGACCTCCGGGGGTTCCGTCGGCAGGCTCTGGCCGGTCCTGACCCTTCCCGCCGTGCTGCTGGGCCTCCTGGCCCTGGTGGCCGCCAGCATCTTTGCCGGCACGTCCGCGGCCAGCCAACTGGGCGACCCCGGTGCCTTTGTGCGCTGGGCGCTGCCGATCGCCAAAGCCCTGCACCACACGGCAATGTCGATCACCATCGCCGCACTGGTCTTCGCCGCGGCGATCCTGCCTCGTTCCACCAAGCCCAAGCGCCCCTCCCCGGGCAACCACGACACCGACGGCGGCAAGGCCCATCCGGCGTTTGTGCGCGCGATGAACCTCGCCGCGGCATCCGGCATGGTGTGGACCCTGGCGGCGGCCGCGGTGCTGGTCCTCAGCTTCTGGGACCTCGTCGGCAAGCCGATGAGCCTGGACCCCACCTACACCACGGCGATGCTCGACTTCGTGCTGGAGATTTCCGTGGGACGGGCCTGGGCCTGGATGATCGTCATCGCGGCGATCACCTCCTCGCTGGCCTTCGGGGTGCGCTCCCCGGCCTGGGTGGGCGCCGCGGCGGCCTTCTCGCTGACGGGCGTGCTGCCGATGTCGCTGATCGGCCATGCGGCCGGGGGCAACGACCACTGGGGCGCGGTCAACGCGATCGGCCTGCACCTGGTGGGCGTGGCCCTCTGGTTCGGCGGCATCGCGGTGCTTGCCGCGTTGGCCCCGCTGCTGCAGGGCAAGGCACCGGGACGCCACGGCGGAACCACACCCATCCTGGCGGGCACCGTCCTGCACAGGTTCTCCGCGCTGGCCACCATCTCGATCTTCCTGGTTGCCGGTTCCGGCGTTGTCAGCGCCATGATCCGGATCACCAGCTGGGAGCAGCTGAACAGCCCCTACGGCTGGCTAGTCATCGCCAAGGCGGTTGCAACCATCGGCCTGGGCGCACTCGGCCTGGCCCACCGCCGCTACGTGATTCCGCGACTCGAGGCCGGCCGGTTCGGCGCACTGAATGCGGCATGGCGCGTGGTCGGGATCGAGGCGCTCATCATGGCCGTGGTCATGTCCCTGGGCACCGTCCTGGGCAGCACCGCGCCGCCGACCCCCGACACCCCGCCGGAGGTCCCGACCCCCGCACGCCTGCTCAGCGGGTACGAGCTGCCGCCGGAACTCACGAGCGAGAGCTGGCTCACCGTCTGGCGCCTTGACTGGCTGTGGGTCGCCATCATCATCCTCCTCGCTGCCCTCTACGTGATTGCGACCGTCAAGGTGCGCCGCCGCGGCGACAAGTGGCCGATCCTGCGCCTGGCCGTCTGGATGGTGGGCCTCGCCGCCCTGTTCTACATCACCTCCGGCGCCCCCGCCGTATACGGCATGGTGCTGTTCTCCATGCACATGGTCGACCACATGGCGCTGACCATGGTCGCCCCGCTGTTCCTGGTCATGGGCGCGCCCGTGACGCTGGCACTGAAGGCCCTGGCTTCGCGCACCGACGGCACCCGCGGCCCGCGCGAGTGGATCCTGGTGCTGGTGCACTCGAAGTACTCGGCGGTCATCACGCACCCGATCTTTGCCGCCGCCAACTTCGCCGGGTCGATCATCATCTTCTACAACACCGACATCTTCGGCTTTGCGCTGCGCCAGCACGTGGGCCACGAATTGATGAACGTGCACTTCCTGCTCACCGGGTACCTCTTTGCGCTGAGCATGATCGGCACCGACCCGGTGCCCAAGCGTGCGCCCTACCCGATGCGCCTGGTGATCCTGCTGGCCACCATGAGCTTCCACGCGTTTTACGGGGTGTCCCTGATGGGGTCGACCTCGTTGATCCAGGCCGACTGGTTCGGCAACCTGGGACGCCCGTGGGGCGCTCCGGCGATGGAGGACCAGCGCCTGGGGGCCGCCGCCATGTGGGGCATCGGCGAGGTGCCCACGCTGCTGCTGGCCCTGGGCGTGATGGTCGCCTGGAGCCGCGACGACGCGAGGGAATCGAAGCGCTCGGACCGCCAGGCCGACCGCGACAACGACGCGGAACTGCAGGCCTACAACCAGATGTTTGCCCAGCTGAAACAACATGACCAGGAGATTGAACGACGTGGCCGCTAA
- a CDS encoding Dyp-type peroxidase — protein sequence MTTTANQPSVHSRRALLLGGAATVAGAAAGFAAGSGGGTARAAATQPGDPMHGRETIAFHGDRQPGIQTPAPAFVSFLALDLILPDASNEIEQREILRRVFRLISDDAARLMDGRGILADTEPELAANPARLTVTVGLGPLALKTMNPGLLPSWLRELETFPGDTLDPAWGQSDLVLQICGDDRMSLAHASRAMLKDLRPLARLHWVQDGFRHSRGSQDEAATMRNLFGQLDGTGNPSGERLERALWGGENLEPWVPGGTSLVLRRIEMDLDAWDRVDRPGRDFSLGRRQDTGAPLTGSHEFDSPDLRATDELGLPVISPDSHVARSQPREADEIILRRGYNYLEPGSAGLLFASYQCDPGRQFLPIQRRLATADMLNEWTTAIGSAVYAVLPGCAEGSYLGKELFAG from the coding sequence GTGACAACCACAGCCAACCAACCAAGCGTCCACTCGCGGCGTGCCTTGCTCCTAGGTGGTGCGGCAACCGTCGCCGGCGCCGCCGCAGGATTTGCAGCCGGTTCCGGCGGCGGGACCGCACGGGCCGCCGCGACGCAGCCCGGCGACCCGATGCACGGACGGGAAACCATCGCCTTCCACGGGGACAGGCAGCCGGGAATCCAGACCCCGGCCCCGGCCTTCGTTTCCTTCCTGGCACTGGACCTGATCCTGCCGGACGCCTCAAACGAGATCGAACAACGCGAGATCCTGCGCCGTGTGTTCCGGCTGATCAGCGACGATGCCGCCCGGCTCATGGACGGGCGCGGCATCCTGGCCGACACGGAACCCGAGCTCGCGGCAAACCCTGCACGGCTGACCGTCACCGTCGGGCTGGGGCCGCTCGCGCTGAAGACCATGAACCCGGGCCTGCTGCCGAGCTGGCTCAGGGAGCTCGAGACCTTCCCGGGGGACACGCTGGACCCCGCATGGGGCCAGAGCGACCTGGTCCTGCAGATTTGCGGGGACGACAGGATGTCGCTCGCACACGCCTCGCGCGCCATGCTCAAGGACCTGCGGCCATTGGCCAGGCTCCACTGGGTGCAGGACGGCTTCCGCCATTCCCGCGGCTCCCAGGACGAGGCTGCGACCATGCGCAACCTCTTCGGGCAGCTGGACGGCACCGGAAACCCGAGCGGCGAAAGGCTCGAACGTGCGCTCTGGGGCGGCGAGAACCTGGAGCCGTGGGTTCCCGGCGGAACCTCGTTGGTGCTGCGCCGCATCGAGATGGACCTCGACGCCTGGGACCGGGTGGACCGGCCGGGCCGGGACTTTTCCCTCGGCAGGCGGCAGGACACCGGTGCGCCGCTGACCGGCAGCCACGAATTCGATTCGCCGGACCTGCGTGCCACGGACGAACTGGGGCTGCCCGTCATTTCCCCGGATTCGCACGTTGCACGTTCCCAACCGCGCGAGGCCGATGAAATCATCCTGCGCCGCGGCTACAACTACCTGGAACCGGGCAGCGCGGGATTGCTTTTCGCCTCCTACCAATGCGATCCCGGGCGCCAGTTCCTACCCATCCAGAGGCGCCTGGCCACGGCCGACATGCTCAACGAATGGACAACGGCCATAGGCTCGGCCGTCTACGCGGTCCTTCCGGGGTGCGCGGAGGGATCGTACCTGGGCAAGGAATTGTTCGCCGGCTGA
- a CDS encoding copper chaperone PCu(A)C, translating to MPLNNHTLKNPASRFTRAGVVAAVAAALLSGCASANTADSASQGTHATTHDAAVHVGEAWIKAAPDGMTSGFAQLQNTTGQEKALVSVSSPVAESVELHEMAGTGTSMSMQKLDGPLAIPANSTVALEPGAKHLMLMGLKQELKAGSTATLVFTYADQSTDEVDFEIKEFGGAKESYAPEAEHSGHGDH from the coding sequence ATGCCCTTGAACAACCACACCTTGAAAAACCCGGCCTCACGCTTCACCCGCGCAGGTGTCGTGGCGGCCGTTGCGGCAGCCCTGCTGAGCGGCTGCGCCAGCGCCAACACGGCCGATTCGGCAAGCCAAGGCACGCACGCAACAACCCACGACGCAGCGGTTCATGTCGGCGAGGCATGGATCAAGGCCGCGCCCGATGGAATGACCAGCGGCTTCGCCCAATTGCAGAACACCACCGGACAGGAAAAAGCCCTTGTTTCGGTTTCTTCGCCCGTGGCGGAGAGCGTCGAGCTGCATGAGATGGCGGGAACCGGGACGTCCATGAGCATGCAAAAGCTCGATGGCCCGTTGGCCATTCCGGCCAACTCGACGGTTGCCTTGGAACCCGGAGCCAAGCACCTCATGCTCATGGGCCTGAAGCAGGAACTGAAGGCGGGTTCCACCGCGACCCTGGTCTTCACCTACGCGGACCAGAGCACCGACGAAGTCGACTTCGAGATCAAGGAGTTCGGCGGCGCCAAGGAATCCTATGCGCCGGAGGCCGAGCACTCCGGGCACGGAGACCACTGA
- a CDS encoding MarR family winged helix-turn-helix transcriptional regulator, whose amino-acid sequence MKPATETGDLAAELRVAIMKTSRRLRLESSSEMLTPAQYSVLAALKTEGHTIGELAQREQVAAPSMTRIVKSLVESGWVTRTSSAQDARQVMIDISEEGMRTFVGARSQRTAWLARRIDQLGEDDRQILARAAALLQEMSAK is encoded by the coding sequence ATGAAACCCGCAACCGAAACCGGGGACCTGGCCGCCGAGCTGCGCGTGGCCATCATGAAGACCTCCCGGCGGCTGCGCCTGGAATCCAGCTCCGAAATGCTGACGCCCGCCCAGTACTCGGTGCTGGCCGCCCTGAAGACGGAAGGGCACACCATCGGGGAGCTGGCCCAGCGCGAACAGGTCGCGGCGCCCTCCATGACACGCATCGTGAAATCGCTGGTCGAATCCGGCTGGGTGACCCGCACCTCCAGCGCGCAGGACGCCCGCCAGGTGATGATCGACATCAGCGAGGAAGGCATGCGCACCTTCGTCGGTGCCCGCAGCCAACGCACCGCATGGCTGGCCCGCCGGATCGACCAGCTGGGGGAGGACGACCGACAGATCCTCGCAAGGGCCGCCGCCCTGCTGCAGGAAATGAGCGCAAAATGA
- a CDS encoding HU family DNA-binding protein, producing the protein MAMNRSELVAAVAEKTGNSQVAVNGVLDAVFEVFVSQISQGEKVSIPGWLAVERTDRAARTGRNPQTGEAIQIPAGHSVKLTAGSKLKAAVTGK; encoded by the coding sequence TTGGCTATGAACCGTAGTGAACTTGTTGCAGCTGTCGCCGAGAAGACCGGCAACTCCCAGGTAGCCGTCAACGGCGTTCTGGATGCAGTGTTCGAGGTTTTCGTTTCCCAGATTTCGCAGGGCGAAAAGGTTTCGATCCCGGGATGGCTCGCAGTTGAGCGCACCGACCGTGCAGCTCGCACCGGCCGCAACCCGCAGACCGGCGAAGCCATCCAGATCCCAGCAGGCCACTCGGTCAAGCTGACCGCCGGCTCCAAGCTGAAGGCTGCCGTTACCGGCAAGTAG
- a CDS encoding copper resistance CopC family protein, translating to MNVSAQISGSKARFGTLLAIALLSLMTLFGVGSAQAHDELVASTPANGAVLKTSPEKFVLTFSGDLKEIGTIVELKDEKGQSIQTSYEITRRDLNVTPDATLPNGDYTLVVRVVSSDGHPIDKKLTFSVQDPQAVESATPTPAATPAPSAAPSSGAATAPAPEQQSPANQLAGLPTTVVWIIAGVVVLGSILMILLKVRRQGK from the coding sequence ATGAATGTTTCAGCCCAGATTTCGGGATCCAAGGCACGCTTTGGCACCCTGCTCGCCATTGCACTACTGAGCCTGATGACGCTTTTCGGTGTCGGCAGCGCCCAGGCCCACGACGAATTGGTGGCATCAACGCCGGCAAACGGTGCGGTGCTCAAGACCTCCCCGGAAAAATTCGTATTGACCTTCAGCGGAGACCTGAAGGAAATCGGCACCATCGTTGAGCTGAAGGACGAGAAGGGCCAGAGCATCCAGACGAGCTACGAAATCACCCGCCGGGACCTCAACGTCACGCCCGACGCCACCCTGCCCAATGGCGACTACACCCTGGTGGTCCGGGTCGTCTCCTCCGACGGCCACCCCATCGACAAGAAGCTGACCTTCAGCGTGCAGGATCCGCAAGCCGTCGAATCCGCTACGCCGACCCCTGCAGCCACCCCCGCCCCAAGTGCGGCGCCAAGCTCCGGAGCCGCCACGGCTCCGGCACCCGAGCAGCAAAGCCCCGCCAACCAGCTGGCAGGGCTTCCCACCACGGTTGTCTGGATCATTGCCGGAGTAGTCGTGCTGGGCTCGATACTGATGATCCTGCTGAAGGTCCGCCGCCAAGGCAAGTAG